Proteins encoded in a region of the Ruegeria sp. AD91A genome:
- a CDS encoding isocitrate lyase/phosphoenolpyruvate mutase family protein produces MSDQSQSAKTFTSLHKKGDPVILFNIWDAGSASAVRDAGAQAIATGSAPVAMAQGFGDGQNIPLEVALDNARRIVSAVDLPVTLDFEGAYAEDPQGIAQNVKRALDCGVVGFNFEDQIIGGDGLYDTAVQAKRVEAMREACESAGIAAYVNARTDIFLKSPAETHDEAMLNDAIARASAYEAAGASGFFAPGLKDEIMIGHLCERSNLPVNIIALPGTPGTPRLAELGVARVSYGPVPYRQMIKWLTDQAHAAIHYRT; encoded by the coding sequence ATGAGCGATCAATCCCAAAGCGCGAAGACCTTTACCAGCCTTCACAAAAAGGGCGACCCCGTCATTCTGTTCAACATCTGGGATGCTGGAAGTGCAAGCGCGGTGCGGGATGCAGGCGCGCAAGCCATTGCTACCGGCAGCGCACCTGTTGCCATGGCACAAGGTTTTGGCGATGGGCAGAACATCCCGCTAGAGGTCGCTTTGGACAATGCGCGCCGCATCGTTTCAGCGGTTGATCTTCCGGTGACACTGGATTTCGAAGGGGCGTATGCCGAAGACCCGCAAGGTATCGCGCAAAACGTCAAGCGTGCGCTGGATTGCGGCGTGGTTGGTTTCAATTTCGAAGATCAGATCATCGGCGGTGACGGGCTGTACGATACAGCGGTTCAGGCCAAGCGCGTCGAGGCCATGCGAGAGGCCTGCGAAAGCGCGGGTATAGCTGCCTATGTCAACGCGAGAACCGATATTTTCCTGAAGTCTCCGGCAGAAACACATGATGAGGCCATGCTGAACGATGCCATTGCACGTGCTTCGGCCTATGAAGCAGCGGGGGCCAGCGGTTTTTTTGCTCCGGGGTTGAAAGACGAGATAATGATCGGCCATCTGTGCGAGAGGTCAAATCTGCCCGTCAACATCATCGCCCTGCCCGGCACCCCCGGCACACCACGCCTGGCTGAACTGGGGGTTGCGCGCGTCAGCTATGGTCCGGTTCCTTATCGCCAGATGATCAAATGGTTAACAGATCAGGCGCACGCCGCTATCCACTACCGCACCTGA